In Mustela lutreola isolate mMusLut2 chromosome 1, mMusLut2.pri, whole genome shotgun sequence, one genomic interval encodes:
- the TNNI2 gene encoding troponin I, fast skeletal muscle isoform X3, translated as MGPPLGPHSTPAPAGTTAIPGLIPDLIARLPWPRWAIIVIAVAAGILMVSCLLCAVCCCCRRGHRKKPRDREAVGLGSPQGTTSSHLEQRQGGPPTPAPVVEAASHGIREARGTKAWRPRMPAPEVQPDVDTSETAPEDAQHWGRLQLSLEYDFSRQEIKVGLKQAADLRACGPGGTADPYARVSLSTQAGHSHETRVHRGTLCPAFQETCCFHIPQEELAGATLRVQVLGSKRFSAPEPLGELSLPLGAVDLQHVLEQWYQLGPPGAAEPEPSGELCLSLRYVPSSGRMTIVVLEARGLSPGLADPYVKVQLMLNQRKWRKRKTSARKGTASPYFNEAFTFLVPFSQIQALSTGHQDGGKRNRAITARRQHLKSVMLQIAATELEKEEGRRESEKQNYLSEHCPPLHLPSSMSEVQELCKQLHAKIDAAEEEKYDMEVRVQKSTKELEDMNQKLFDLRGKFKRPPLRRVRMSADAMLKALLGSKHKVCMDLRANLKQVKKEDTEKERDLRDVGDWRKNIEEKSGMEGRKKMFETES; from the exons ATGGGGCCCCCCCTGGGCCCCCACAGCACCCCGGCCCCGGCTGGCACCACGGCTATACCCGGGCTCATTCCGGACCTCATCGCCAGGCTCCCTT ggCCCCGCTGGGCAATCATTGTCATTGCTGTGGCTGCCGGCATCCTCATGGTCTCCTGCCTCCTCTGTGctgtctgctgctgctgccgccgtgGCCACAGGAAGAAGCCCAGGGACAGGGAGGCTGTGGGCCTGGGCAGTCCTCAAGGGACCACCAGCTCCCACCTG gagcagaggcagggagggccccccacccccgcccccgtaGTAGAAGCGGCGAGCCACGGTATTAGGGAGGCACGTGGGACTAAGGCCTGGAGGCCCCGAATGCCGGCCCCAGAG GTGCAACCGGATGTGGACACCTCAGAGACTGCCCCGGAGGATGCCCAGCACTGGGGgcgcctgcagctctccctggaGTACGACTTCTCAAGGCAGGAG ATCAAGGTGGGCCTCAAGCAGGCCGCGGACCTGAGGGCCTGTGGGCCGGGTGGCACGGCGGACCCCTACGCCCGCGTCAGCCTCTCCACCCAGGCAGGGCACAGCCATGAGACGAGGGTGCACCGCGGCACACTCTGCCCCGCGTTTCAGGAGACCTGCTGCTTCCAC ATACCGCAGGAAGAGCTGGCTGGGGCCACGCTGCGGGTGCAGGTGCTGGGCTCCAAGCGCTTCTCTGCCCCCGAGCCGCTGGGGGAGCTCAGCCTGCCGCTGGGCGCCGTCGACCTGCAGCACGTCCTGGAGCAGTGGTACCAGCTGGGCCCGCCGGGCGCTGCGGAG CCCGAGCCGTCGGGAGAGCTGTGTCTCTCGCTCCGCTACGTCCCCAGCTCGGGTCGGATGACCATAGTTGTGCTGGAGGCGCGAGGTCTGAGCCCGGGCCTGGCAG ACCCCTATGTGAAGGTCCAGCTCATGCTGAACCAGCGAAAGTGGCGGAAGAGAAAGACGTCGGCCCGCAAGGGCACCGCCTCCCCCTACTTCAACGAGGCCTTCACATTCCTTGTGCCCTTCAGCCAGATCCAG GCTCTAAGCACAGGACATCAGGATGGGGGA AAACGCAACAGGGCCATCACGGCCCGGAGACAGCACCTGAAG AGTGTCATGCTCCAGATTGCGGCCAcggagctggagaaggaggagggtcgCCGGGAGTCGGAGAAGCAGAACTACCTGTCCGAGCACTGCCCCCCCCTGCACCTCCCCAGCTCCATGTCCGAAGTGCAG gagctcTGCAAACAGCTGCACGCCAAGATCGACGCTGCGGAGGAGGAGAAGTATGACATGGAAGTGAGGGTCCAGAAGAGCACCAAGGAG CTGGAGGACATGAACCAGAAGCTGTTCGACCTGAGAGGCAAGTTCAAGAGGCCTCCGCTGAGGAGGGTGCGCATGTCGGCCGACGCCATGCTCAAGGCGCTGCTGGGCTCCAAGCACAAGGTGTGCATGGACCTGCGGGCCAACCTGAAGCAGGTCAAGAAGGAAGACACGGAGAAG gaGCGGGACCTGCGCGACGTGGGCGACTGGCGGAAGAACATCGAGGAGAAGTCGGGCATGGAGGGCCGCAAGAAGATGTTCGAGACCGAGTCCTAG
- the TNNI2 gene encoding troponin I, fast skeletal muscle isoform X1, which translates to MGFPGGGGSVRRTPGLLGWGWGLGAGGWGGGQEAGPVAAKLALWPEPNASLPLALLRALAQADPRLAAAGQCSSGPGAEGPAPEVSQPPLLSAPSQQGGNMGPPLGPHSTPAPAGTTAIPGLIPDLIARLPWPRWAIIVIAVAAGILMVSCLLCAVCCCCRRGHRKKPRDREAVGLGSPQGTTSSHLEQRQGGPPTPAPVVEAASHGIREARGTKAWRPRMPAPEVQPDVDTSETAPEDAQHWGRLQLSLEYDFSRQEIKVGLKQAADLRACGPGGTADPYARVSLSTQAGHSHETRVHRGTLCPAFQETCCFHIPQEELAGATLRVQVLGSKRFSAPEPLGELSLPLGAVDLQHVLEQWYQLGPPGAAEPEPSGELCLSLRYVPSSGRMTIVVLEARGLSPGLADPYVKVQLMLNQRKWRKRKTSARKGTASPYFNEAFTFLVPFSQIQALSTGHQDGGKRNRAITARRQHLKSVMLQIAATELEKEEGRRESEKQNYLSEHCPPLHLPSSMSEVQELCKQLHAKIDAAEEEKYDMEVRVQKSTKELEDMNQKLFDLRGKFKRPPLRRVRMSADAMLKALLGSKHKVCMDLRANLKQVKKEDTEKERDLRDVGDWRKNIEEKSGMEGRKKMFETES; encoded by the exons ATGGGctttcctggaggagggggctcTGTCAGGAGGACACCTGGCCTCctcggctggggctgggggctgggggctgggggctggggaggtggcCAGGAGGCTGGGCCTGTGGCAGCCAAGCTGGCACTTTGGCCAGAGCCCAATGCCTCCCTCCCCTTGGCTCTACTCAGAGCCCTTGCCCAGGCAGACCCCAGGCTCGCTGCTGCTGGGCAGTGCAGCAGTGGGCCGGGGGCTGAGGGGCCAGCCCCAGAGGTGAGCCAGCCACCCCTGCTGTCTGCTCCCAGCCAGCAGGGAGGGAATATGGGGCCCCCCCTGGGCCCCCACAGCACCCCGGCCCCGGCTGGCACCACGGCTATACCCGGGCTCATTCCGGACCTCATCGCCAGGCTCCCTT ggCCCCGCTGGGCAATCATTGTCATTGCTGTGGCTGCCGGCATCCTCATGGTCTCCTGCCTCCTCTGTGctgtctgctgctgctgccgccgtgGCCACAGGAAGAAGCCCAGGGACAGGGAGGCTGTGGGCCTGGGCAGTCCTCAAGGGACCACCAGCTCCCACCTG gagcagaggcagggagggccccccacccccgcccccgtaGTAGAAGCGGCGAGCCACGGTATTAGGGAGGCACGTGGGACTAAGGCCTGGAGGCCCCGAATGCCGGCCCCAGAG GTGCAACCGGATGTGGACACCTCAGAGACTGCCCCGGAGGATGCCCAGCACTGGGGgcgcctgcagctctccctggaGTACGACTTCTCAAGGCAGGAG ATCAAGGTGGGCCTCAAGCAGGCCGCGGACCTGAGGGCCTGTGGGCCGGGTGGCACGGCGGACCCCTACGCCCGCGTCAGCCTCTCCACCCAGGCAGGGCACAGCCATGAGACGAGGGTGCACCGCGGCACACTCTGCCCCGCGTTTCAGGAGACCTGCTGCTTCCAC ATACCGCAGGAAGAGCTGGCTGGGGCCACGCTGCGGGTGCAGGTGCTGGGCTCCAAGCGCTTCTCTGCCCCCGAGCCGCTGGGGGAGCTCAGCCTGCCGCTGGGCGCCGTCGACCTGCAGCACGTCCTGGAGCAGTGGTACCAGCTGGGCCCGCCGGGCGCTGCGGAG CCCGAGCCGTCGGGAGAGCTGTGTCTCTCGCTCCGCTACGTCCCCAGCTCGGGTCGGATGACCATAGTTGTGCTGGAGGCGCGAGGTCTGAGCCCGGGCCTGGCAG ACCCCTATGTGAAGGTCCAGCTCATGCTGAACCAGCGAAAGTGGCGGAAGAGAAAGACGTCGGCCCGCAAGGGCACCGCCTCCCCCTACTTCAACGAGGCCTTCACATTCCTTGTGCCCTTCAGCCAGATCCAG GCTCTAAGCACAGGACATCAGGATGGGGGA AAACGCAACAGGGCCATCACGGCCCGGAGACAGCACCTGAAG AGTGTCATGCTCCAGATTGCGGCCAcggagctggagaaggaggagggtcgCCGGGAGTCGGAGAAGCAGAACTACCTGTCCGAGCACTGCCCCCCCCTGCACCTCCCCAGCTCCATGTCCGAAGTGCAG gagctcTGCAAACAGCTGCACGCCAAGATCGACGCTGCGGAGGAGGAGAAGTATGACATGGAAGTGAGGGTCCAGAAGAGCACCAAGGAG CTGGAGGACATGAACCAGAAGCTGTTCGACCTGAGAGGCAAGTTCAAGAGGCCTCCGCTGAGGAGGGTGCGCATGTCGGCCGACGCCATGCTCAAGGCGCTGCTGGGCTCCAAGCACAAGGTGTGCATGGACCTGCGGGCCAACCTGAAGCAGGTCAAGAAGGAAGACACGGAGAAG gaGCGGGACCTGCGCGACGTGGGCGACTGGCGGAAGAACATCGAGGAGAAGTCGGGCATGGAGGGCCGCAAGAAGATGTTCGAGACCGAGTCCTAG
- the TNNI2 gene encoding troponin I, fast skeletal muscle isoform X6: MPAPEVQPDVDTSETAPEDAQHWGRLQLSLEYDFSRQEIKVGLKQAADLRACGPGGTADPYARVSLSTQAGHSHETRVHRGTLCPAFQETCCFHIPQEELAGATLRVQVLGSKRFSAPEPLGELSLPLGAVDLQHVLEQWYQLGPPGAAEPEPSGELCLSLRYVPSSGRMTIVVLEARGLSPGLADPYVKVQLMLNQRKWRKRKTSARKGTASPYFNEAFTFLVPFSQIQALSTGHQDGGKRNRAITARRQHLKSVMLQIAATELEKEEGRRESEKQNYLSEHCPPLHLPSSMSEVQELCKQLHAKIDAAEEEKYDMEVRVQKSTKELEDMNQKLFDLRGKFKRPPLRRVRMSADAMLKALLGSKHKVCMDLRANLKQVKKEDTEKERDLRDVGDWRKNIEEKSGMEGRKKMFETES; this comes from the exons ATGCCGGCCCCAGAG GTGCAACCGGATGTGGACACCTCAGAGACTGCCCCGGAGGATGCCCAGCACTGGGGgcgcctgcagctctccctggaGTACGACTTCTCAAGGCAGGAG ATCAAGGTGGGCCTCAAGCAGGCCGCGGACCTGAGGGCCTGTGGGCCGGGTGGCACGGCGGACCCCTACGCCCGCGTCAGCCTCTCCACCCAGGCAGGGCACAGCCATGAGACGAGGGTGCACCGCGGCACACTCTGCCCCGCGTTTCAGGAGACCTGCTGCTTCCAC ATACCGCAGGAAGAGCTGGCTGGGGCCACGCTGCGGGTGCAGGTGCTGGGCTCCAAGCGCTTCTCTGCCCCCGAGCCGCTGGGGGAGCTCAGCCTGCCGCTGGGCGCCGTCGACCTGCAGCACGTCCTGGAGCAGTGGTACCAGCTGGGCCCGCCGGGCGCTGCGGAG CCCGAGCCGTCGGGAGAGCTGTGTCTCTCGCTCCGCTACGTCCCCAGCTCGGGTCGGATGACCATAGTTGTGCTGGAGGCGCGAGGTCTGAGCCCGGGCCTGGCAG ACCCCTATGTGAAGGTCCAGCTCATGCTGAACCAGCGAAAGTGGCGGAAGAGAAAGACGTCGGCCCGCAAGGGCACCGCCTCCCCCTACTTCAACGAGGCCTTCACATTCCTTGTGCCCTTCAGCCAGATCCAG GCTCTAAGCACAGGACATCAGGATGGGGGA AAACGCAACAGGGCCATCACGGCCCGGAGACAGCACCTGAAG AGTGTCATGCTCCAGATTGCGGCCAcggagctggagaaggaggagggtcgCCGGGAGTCGGAGAAGCAGAACTACCTGTCCGAGCACTGCCCCCCCCTGCACCTCCCCAGCTCCATGTCCGAAGTGCAG gagctcTGCAAACAGCTGCACGCCAAGATCGACGCTGCGGAGGAGGAGAAGTATGACATGGAAGTGAGGGTCCAGAAGAGCACCAAGGAG CTGGAGGACATGAACCAGAAGCTGTTCGACCTGAGAGGCAAGTTCAAGAGGCCTCCGCTGAGGAGGGTGCGCATGTCGGCCGACGCCATGCTCAAGGCGCTGCTGGGCTCCAAGCACAAGGTGTGCATGGACCTGCGGGCCAACCTGAAGCAGGTCAAGAAGGAAGACACGGAGAAG gaGCGGGACCTGCGCGACGTGGGCGACTGGCGGAAGAACATCGAGGAGAAGTCGGGCATGGAGGGCCGCAAGAAGATGTTCGAGACCGAGTCCTAG
- the TNNI2 gene encoding troponin I, fast skeletal muscle isoform X2 — protein sequence MGFPGGGGSVRRTPGLLGWGWGLGAGGWGGGQEAGPVAAKLALWPEPNASLPLALLRALAQADPRLAAAGQCSSGPGAEGPAPEVSQPPLLSAPSQQGGNMGPPLGPHSTPAPAGTTAIPGLIPDLIARLPWPRWAIIVIAVAAGILMVSCLLCAVCCCCRRGHRKKPRDREAVGLGSPQGTTSSHLVQPDVDTSETAPEDAQHWGRLQLSLEYDFSRQEIKVGLKQAADLRACGPGGTADPYARVSLSTQAGHSHETRVHRGTLCPAFQETCCFHIPQEELAGATLRVQVLGSKRFSAPEPLGELSLPLGAVDLQHVLEQWYQLGPPGAAEPEPSGELCLSLRYVPSSGRMTIVVLEARGLSPGLADPYVKVQLMLNQRKWRKRKTSARKGTASPYFNEAFTFLVPFSQIQALSTGHQDGGKRNRAITARRQHLKSVMLQIAATELEKEEGRRESEKQNYLSEHCPPLHLPSSMSEVQELCKQLHAKIDAAEEEKYDMEVRVQKSTKELEDMNQKLFDLRGKFKRPPLRRVRMSADAMLKALLGSKHKVCMDLRANLKQVKKEDTEKERDLRDVGDWRKNIEEKSGMEGRKKMFETES from the exons ATGGGctttcctggaggagggggctcTGTCAGGAGGACACCTGGCCTCctcggctggggctgggggctgggggctgggggctggggaggtggcCAGGAGGCTGGGCCTGTGGCAGCCAAGCTGGCACTTTGGCCAGAGCCCAATGCCTCCCTCCCCTTGGCTCTACTCAGAGCCCTTGCCCAGGCAGACCCCAGGCTCGCTGCTGCTGGGCAGTGCAGCAGTGGGCCGGGGGCTGAGGGGCCAGCCCCAGAGGTGAGCCAGCCACCCCTGCTGTCTGCTCCCAGCCAGCAGGGAGGGAATATGGGGCCCCCCCTGGGCCCCCACAGCACCCCGGCCCCGGCTGGCACCACGGCTATACCCGGGCTCATTCCGGACCTCATCGCCAGGCTCCCTT ggCCCCGCTGGGCAATCATTGTCATTGCTGTGGCTGCCGGCATCCTCATGGTCTCCTGCCTCCTCTGTGctgtctgctgctgctgccgccgtgGCCACAGGAAGAAGCCCAGGGACAGGGAGGCTGTGGGCCTGGGCAGTCCTCAAGGGACCACCAGCTCCCACCTG GTGCAACCGGATGTGGACACCTCAGAGACTGCCCCGGAGGATGCCCAGCACTGGGGgcgcctgcagctctccctggaGTACGACTTCTCAAGGCAGGAG ATCAAGGTGGGCCTCAAGCAGGCCGCGGACCTGAGGGCCTGTGGGCCGGGTGGCACGGCGGACCCCTACGCCCGCGTCAGCCTCTCCACCCAGGCAGGGCACAGCCATGAGACGAGGGTGCACCGCGGCACACTCTGCCCCGCGTTTCAGGAGACCTGCTGCTTCCAC ATACCGCAGGAAGAGCTGGCTGGGGCCACGCTGCGGGTGCAGGTGCTGGGCTCCAAGCGCTTCTCTGCCCCCGAGCCGCTGGGGGAGCTCAGCCTGCCGCTGGGCGCCGTCGACCTGCAGCACGTCCTGGAGCAGTGGTACCAGCTGGGCCCGCCGGGCGCTGCGGAG CCCGAGCCGTCGGGAGAGCTGTGTCTCTCGCTCCGCTACGTCCCCAGCTCGGGTCGGATGACCATAGTTGTGCTGGAGGCGCGAGGTCTGAGCCCGGGCCTGGCAG ACCCCTATGTGAAGGTCCAGCTCATGCTGAACCAGCGAAAGTGGCGGAAGAGAAAGACGTCGGCCCGCAAGGGCACCGCCTCCCCCTACTTCAACGAGGCCTTCACATTCCTTGTGCCCTTCAGCCAGATCCAG GCTCTAAGCACAGGACATCAGGATGGGGGA AAACGCAACAGGGCCATCACGGCCCGGAGACAGCACCTGAAG AGTGTCATGCTCCAGATTGCGGCCAcggagctggagaaggaggagggtcgCCGGGAGTCGGAGAAGCAGAACTACCTGTCCGAGCACTGCCCCCCCCTGCACCTCCCCAGCTCCATGTCCGAAGTGCAG gagctcTGCAAACAGCTGCACGCCAAGATCGACGCTGCGGAGGAGGAGAAGTATGACATGGAAGTGAGGGTCCAGAAGAGCACCAAGGAG CTGGAGGACATGAACCAGAAGCTGTTCGACCTGAGAGGCAAGTTCAAGAGGCCTCCGCTGAGGAGGGTGCGCATGTCGGCCGACGCCATGCTCAAGGCGCTGCTGGGCTCCAAGCACAAGGTGTGCATGGACCTGCGGGCCAACCTGAAGCAGGTCAAGAAGGAAGACACGGAGAAG gaGCGGGACCTGCGCGACGTGGGCGACTGGCGGAAGAACATCGAGGAGAAGTCGGGCATGGAGGGCCGCAAGAAGATGTTCGAGACCGAGTCCTAG
- the TNNI2 gene encoding troponin I, fast skeletal muscle isoform X7: MTIVVLEARGLSPGLADPYVKVQLMLNQRKWRKRKTSARKGTASPYFNEAFTFLVPFSQIQALSTGHQDGGKRNRAITARRQHLKSVMLQIAATELEKEEGRRESEKQNYLSEHCPPLHLPSSMSEVQELCKQLHAKIDAAEEEKYDMEVRVQKSTKELEDMNQKLFDLRGKFKRPPLRRVRMSADAMLKALLGSKHKVCMDLRANLKQVKKEDTEKERDLRDVGDWRKNIEEKSGMEGRKKMFETES, encoded by the exons ATGACCATAGTTGTGCTGGAGGCGCGAGGTCTGAGCCCGGGCCTGGCAG ACCCCTATGTGAAGGTCCAGCTCATGCTGAACCAGCGAAAGTGGCGGAAGAGAAAGACGTCGGCCCGCAAGGGCACCGCCTCCCCCTACTTCAACGAGGCCTTCACATTCCTTGTGCCCTTCAGCCAGATCCAG GCTCTAAGCACAGGACATCAGGATGGGGGA AAACGCAACAGGGCCATCACGGCCCGGAGACAGCACCTGAAG AGTGTCATGCTCCAGATTGCGGCCAcggagctggagaaggaggagggtcgCCGGGAGTCGGAGAAGCAGAACTACCTGTCCGAGCACTGCCCCCCCCTGCACCTCCCCAGCTCCATGTCCGAAGTGCAG gagctcTGCAAACAGCTGCACGCCAAGATCGACGCTGCGGAGGAGGAGAAGTATGACATGGAAGTGAGGGTCCAGAAGAGCACCAAGGAG CTGGAGGACATGAACCAGAAGCTGTTCGACCTGAGAGGCAAGTTCAAGAGGCCTCCGCTGAGGAGGGTGCGCATGTCGGCCGACGCCATGCTCAAGGCGCTGCTGGGCTCCAAGCACAAGGTGTGCATGGACCTGCGGGCCAACCTGAAGCAGGTCAAGAAGGAAGACACGGAGAAG gaGCGGGACCTGCGCGACGTGGGCGACTGGCGGAAGAACATCGAGGAGAAGTCGGGCATGGAGGGCCGCAAGAAGATGTTCGAGACCGAGTCCTAG
- the TNNI2 gene encoding troponin I, fast skeletal muscle isoform X4, whose protein sequence is MGFPGGGGSVRRTPGLLGWGWGLGAGGWGGGQEAGPVAAKLALWPEPNASLPLALLRALAQADPRLAAAGQCSSGPGAEGPAPEVSQPPLLSAPSQQGGNMGPPLGPHSTPAPAGTTAIPGLIPDLIARLPWPRWAIIVIAVAAGILMVSCLLCAVCCCCRRGHRKKPRDREAVGLGSPQGTTSSHLEQRQGGPPTPAPVVEAASHGIREARGTKAWRPRMPAPEVQPDVDTSETAPEDAQHWGRLQLSLEYDFSRQEIKVGLKQAADLRACGPGGTADPYARVSLSTQAGHSHETRVHRGTLCPAFQETCCFHIPQEELAGATLRVQVLGSKRFSAPEPLGELSLPLGAVDLQHVLEQWYQLGPPGAAEPEPSGELCLSLRYVPSSGRMTIVVLEARGLSPGLADPYVKVQLMLNQRKWRKRKTSARKGTASPYFNEAFTFLVPFSQIQSVDLVLAVWARGPQFRAEPVGKVLLGARASGQPLQHWADMLAHARRPVAQWHPLRPAREVDRALGLKPRLHLTLPGSWD, encoded by the exons ATGGGctttcctggaggagggggctcTGTCAGGAGGACACCTGGCCTCctcggctggggctgggggctgggggctgggggctggggaggtggcCAGGAGGCTGGGCCTGTGGCAGCCAAGCTGGCACTTTGGCCAGAGCCCAATGCCTCCCTCCCCTTGGCTCTACTCAGAGCCCTTGCCCAGGCAGACCCCAGGCTCGCTGCTGCTGGGCAGTGCAGCAGTGGGCCGGGGGCTGAGGGGCCAGCCCCAGAGGTGAGCCAGCCACCCCTGCTGTCTGCTCCCAGCCAGCAGGGAGGGAATATGGGGCCCCCCCTGGGCCCCCACAGCACCCCGGCCCCGGCTGGCACCACGGCTATACCCGGGCTCATTCCGGACCTCATCGCCAGGCTCCCTT ggCCCCGCTGGGCAATCATTGTCATTGCTGTGGCTGCCGGCATCCTCATGGTCTCCTGCCTCCTCTGTGctgtctgctgctgctgccgccgtgGCCACAGGAAGAAGCCCAGGGACAGGGAGGCTGTGGGCCTGGGCAGTCCTCAAGGGACCACCAGCTCCCACCTG gagcagaggcagggagggccccccacccccgcccccgtaGTAGAAGCGGCGAGCCACGGTATTAGGGAGGCACGTGGGACTAAGGCCTGGAGGCCCCGAATGCCGGCCCCAGAG GTGCAACCGGATGTGGACACCTCAGAGACTGCCCCGGAGGATGCCCAGCACTGGGGgcgcctgcagctctccctggaGTACGACTTCTCAAGGCAGGAG ATCAAGGTGGGCCTCAAGCAGGCCGCGGACCTGAGGGCCTGTGGGCCGGGTGGCACGGCGGACCCCTACGCCCGCGTCAGCCTCTCCACCCAGGCAGGGCACAGCCATGAGACGAGGGTGCACCGCGGCACACTCTGCCCCGCGTTTCAGGAGACCTGCTGCTTCCAC ATACCGCAGGAAGAGCTGGCTGGGGCCACGCTGCGGGTGCAGGTGCTGGGCTCCAAGCGCTTCTCTGCCCCCGAGCCGCTGGGGGAGCTCAGCCTGCCGCTGGGCGCCGTCGACCTGCAGCACGTCCTGGAGCAGTGGTACCAGCTGGGCCCGCCGGGCGCTGCGGAG CCCGAGCCGTCGGGAGAGCTGTGTCTCTCGCTCCGCTACGTCCCCAGCTCGGGTCGGATGACCATAGTTGTGCTGGAGGCGCGAGGTCTGAGCCCGGGCCTGGCAG ACCCCTATGTGAAGGTCCAGCTCATGCTGAACCAGCGAAAGTGGCGGAAGAGAAAGACGTCGGCCCGCAAGGGCACCGCCTCCCCCTACTTCAACGAGGCCTTCACATTCCTTGTGCCCTTCAGCCAGATCCAG AGCGTGGACCTGGTGCTGGCTGTCTGGGCCCGGGGCCCACAGTTTCGGGCTGAGCCGGTGGGCAAGGTGCTGCTTGGTGCCCGGGCCTCTGGTCAGCCCCTGCAGCACTGGGCAGACATGCTGGCCCACGCCCGGCGGCCCGTCGCCCAGTGGCACCCACTGCGTCCGGCCAGGGAGGTGGACCGTGCTCTGGGCCTGAAGCCCCGCCTGCATCTGACCTTGCCTGGCTCCTGGGACTGA
- the TNNI2 gene encoding troponin I, fast skeletal muscle isoform X5, translating to MGFPGGGGSVRRTPGLLGWGWGLGAGGWGGGQEAGPVAAKLALWPEPNASLPLALLRALAQADPRLAAAGQCSSGPGAEGPAPEVSQPPLLSAPSQQGGNMGPPLGPHSTPAPAGTTAIPGLIPDLIARLPWPRWAIIVIAVAAGILMVSCLLCAVCCCCRRGHRKKPRDREAVGLGSPQGTTSSHLVQPDVDTSETAPEDAQHWGRLQLSLEYDFSRQEIKVGLKQAADLRACGPGGTADPYARVSLSTQAGHSHETRVHRGTLCPAFQETCCFHIPQEELAGATLRVQVLGSKRFSAPEPLGELSLPLGAVDLQHVLEQWYQLGPPGAAEPEPSGELCLSLRYVPSSGRMTIVVLEARGLSPGLADPYVKVQLMLNQRKWRKRKTSARKGTASPYFNEAFTFLVPFSQIQSVDLVLAVWARGPQFRAEPVGKVLLGARASGQPLQHWADMLAHARRPVAQWHPLRPAREVDRALGLKPRLHLTLPGSWD from the exons ATGGGctttcctggaggagggggctcTGTCAGGAGGACACCTGGCCTCctcggctggggctgggggctgggggctgggggctggggaggtggcCAGGAGGCTGGGCCTGTGGCAGCCAAGCTGGCACTTTGGCCAGAGCCCAATGCCTCCCTCCCCTTGGCTCTACTCAGAGCCCTTGCCCAGGCAGACCCCAGGCTCGCTGCTGCTGGGCAGTGCAGCAGTGGGCCGGGGGCTGAGGGGCCAGCCCCAGAGGTGAGCCAGCCACCCCTGCTGTCTGCTCCCAGCCAGCAGGGAGGGAATATGGGGCCCCCCCTGGGCCCCCACAGCACCCCGGCCCCGGCTGGCACCACGGCTATACCCGGGCTCATTCCGGACCTCATCGCCAGGCTCCCTT ggCCCCGCTGGGCAATCATTGTCATTGCTGTGGCTGCCGGCATCCTCATGGTCTCCTGCCTCCTCTGTGctgtctgctgctgctgccgccgtgGCCACAGGAAGAAGCCCAGGGACAGGGAGGCTGTGGGCCTGGGCAGTCCTCAAGGGACCACCAGCTCCCACCTG GTGCAACCGGATGTGGACACCTCAGAGACTGCCCCGGAGGATGCCCAGCACTGGGGgcgcctgcagctctccctggaGTACGACTTCTCAAGGCAGGAG ATCAAGGTGGGCCTCAAGCAGGCCGCGGACCTGAGGGCCTGTGGGCCGGGTGGCACGGCGGACCCCTACGCCCGCGTCAGCCTCTCCACCCAGGCAGGGCACAGCCATGAGACGAGGGTGCACCGCGGCACACTCTGCCCCGCGTTTCAGGAGACCTGCTGCTTCCAC ATACCGCAGGAAGAGCTGGCTGGGGCCACGCTGCGGGTGCAGGTGCTGGGCTCCAAGCGCTTCTCTGCCCCCGAGCCGCTGGGGGAGCTCAGCCTGCCGCTGGGCGCCGTCGACCTGCAGCACGTCCTGGAGCAGTGGTACCAGCTGGGCCCGCCGGGCGCTGCGGAG CCCGAGCCGTCGGGAGAGCTGTGTCTCTCGCTCCGCTACGTCCCCAGCTCGGGTCGGATGACCATAGTTGTGCTGGAGGCGCGAGGTCTGAGCCCGGGCCTGGCAG ACCCCTATGTGAAGGTCCAGCTCATGCTGAACCAGCGAAAGTGGCGGAAGAGAAAGACGTCGGCCCGCAAGGGCACCGCCTCCCCCTACTTCAACGAGGCCTTCACATTCCTTGTGCCCTTCAGCCAGATCCAG AGCGTGGACCTGGTGCTGGCTGTCTGGGCCCGGGGCCCACAGTTTCGGGCTGAGCCGGTGGGCAAGGTGCTGCTTGGTGCCCGGGCCTCTGGTCAGCCCCTGCAGCACTGGGCAGACATGCTGGCCCACGCCCGGCGGCCCGTCGCCCAGTGGCACCCACTGCGTCCGGCCAGGGAGGTGGACCGTGCTCTGGGCCTGAAGCCCCGCCTGCATCTGACCTTGCCTGGCTCCTGGGACTGA